DNA from Ignavibacteriales bacterium:
GTAAGTTGCAACCCGATAGCAAAAAGTATTATTAAAAAACTATATGGATTTCTTCCAATGTGTTCTCGCACTTCAGGATGCGTTTTAAGAATTGCGCGTGTTCTTTCTTTGTGCGGCTCAGGTGCAGTCGAAAACTGAAAATCTATTTTTACAGAAGTCATTTTAAGTTGCCTTTATTTATTTGACACTTTGACTAATGAAAATTACAATAAAATTTATTAAGATGTTAAGTGAATACAGGGAAAGAGTACGTCATAACAAGCGAATCGATGTGATCTGACTAACTATTCGGATTGCTTATCTCGACTAAAGTCGGGATCGCAATGACATTCAATTTTTACAGGTGATTCGTAAAAGCTTTTAAATGATTTTCTGATCCTTGTTTCAGATTTTCATAAACTGATTTTATATCAGGGTTATCTGTTTGTTCAATTCTTTCAACAAGATCTTTTATATCCATTTCCTCAATTTCTTTTCCAACAAGCATTGCATCTTTAAATGATTGCTGCCCTTTAGTAACAAGATCATCATATAGCTTTTTAAAATCTGTACTAGTGAAAGAACCTATCTCATCATCAGTTACTGGATCAATAACTTCATATTTATCCAACAAAGCTTTTACAGCATCCATATGTCTCTGTTCACTTTCGGGAATGTTAACAAACATTTTTTGTTTGTATGTTTTACCGAGAGTTAAGTAAACATCACGTGCAAGTTTTTCTTCTAATCGCATATATATTAATCCATCTTTTTCACTAGATGAAAGATCGTATTTAATTGAGTCTATTGCCTGAATACAATTACCTTTTCCACCTTTACAATTTTCTTTAGATTTGTTTTTGTGACCACAATTTTGTGCGGACAATGAAAAATATGTGAGCAGGACTAAAACTAGAGTTGAGAATATTTTCATTTGTTATAATATCTCCATAAATATTTCAAACAAATTCTCATCTTATAGCAAGATGAGAAATTATGTATGTTGTTATTAAAGGTCATCCTTCAATTTAGCTAAGGATGACCCGTGAATTAAAACTAAAACGCTGTTATAAATCCAACACCAAACTTTGCATACTCGTGTGTAAAATCGTAATTAACTTCTGCAACCATTCTGATGTTTCTTCTGAAAACATATCCAAAATGTCCAGAAAGAGTTTTATAATTTAGCTCTGAAAAATCTGATTCAATCCAGTTAAATAAACCCACTGCATACCATTTACTATCATCTCCGTTTGGGCGATAAACCATTTCTGCGAATGCGCCACGGGTACCAATATTTGTAATATGCCCAACTTCTGCTGAACTATAGAATAAAGGATCATTGTCATTTCTTTCAACATATTGCAAATTTAATTCTAATGGGTCGAATGTAATTGTAGCATCACCACCTATCATCCATAATTTATTATCTAACCAAAAACTCTCTATCTCATTCGAATATTGTTGAACTTCTCTCCCCCAATAACCCATTGCACCAAGCCTCAAATGCTCACCAACATCCTGTGAAATCCTACCCATAAAATTTTTATATTTGTCGTTGTCAAAATTGCCGTCAAAAAACCCTTCACCTATACCGCTGCCGTTTACGATTTGCAATGCAAGATCGGTCCCGCTTTCAAATCCGTATGTTAACATTATTCCCCTATCATAAGTTAAGTCAACTTGTGATGCACCTGGTCTAACTTTATATATATAATAATCATCACGAGTTAAACGCAATTCTCTTTTAAATATAGGATCACAAACCTGAAACTGCCCGATTGTCAAATCAAGTTCACTTCCCAAAACATTATTAAACATTAACCAAGCATCTTCAATTTTTCCAGCTTCACCATTTTCCAAAATATAGTAAACGTAATAAGAAACATCTTTAGAAATTGCTCCACCTGTTAATAATTTAAATAAAAGCGGAGTTGTAAAATCCGATTTTTCTGTGTTGCTTTGGTTATATGTAACATAACCCTCCAACCTTAATGCAAGCGGAAGGTCACGTATAAGGGAAAGTTCAGGATCGCCGGTTTCAACAAAATATCTTGGCGCATCCTGATCTTTTAGTACAAATCCGTTTCCGGCAAATTCATCGCCGTATGCTTTTAGCTTGGGAAATGGTGAGTGACAGGTTTTACAAGTCATATTGTATTTTCTTGCAAAAGCTGGTATAGCAAAAACATCACTTGCAACTATAGCTGTTATGATAATTGCTAAAAACAATAGTAACATTATTTTTTTCATTTTATCCTCTATGTTTAGCGATGTCATTGCGAGGAGCTTACGATGAAGCAATCTAAATTGTGGTGGATTGCTTCGTTCCTCGCAATGACAGTTAGTTATTTATGGTAAAACTGTAACAAAAGTTGAGTGTTCATTTACTTTAATAATTTCAGATTCTTCTGCCGGGACATTTAAGAAATCTGCAACAGGCTTAACTAATTTTTGATAGTTAAGGACAGCAGTTACTTTTAATTCTCCGGGAGCAATATTATCAGGAAGGTTAAAAGTAAAATATTCTAACTTTGTTTCGCGTGGCCCTAATCTGTAATCCACTCCAAGAGATTTAGTATTCCATTGTTGTATCGTCATTCTGTTTTGCGGATCAAAATATGCCATTCTAAAAATTCTATCACCAATTGGAATTCCATCACGCTGTACACCCTTAAAATTTGGATCACCTTTAGCTATCCCCATATCCTGATAAGCTAAAACATCGGCACCTATTGTATATTCTTCGCCATCAAATCCTTTTTTGTTTACGGGTAAATGATATACATCTCCTTTAGAATCAACGGCTTCAACGTGCATCCAGACAATTCTATCTTCAACCGAGCCTGTTGGGAATTTGTGTCCTGTTTTTTGATTAAACAATGCAACAGTAAATTTAACTACTTCACCGGGTTCTGCTTCACGAATATCAGGATGAATTCTTAATTCAATTGTTCCTTTTACTTTTCCGGGGTCGTGAGCTCCATGAAATAAATGCTGCCAGGCATCCGGATATTTATTCCCCATAGCGGCAGTATAACCTTCTGCTTTTGTCATGTGGCAATCCTGGCATTGAACACCCTGTTTAAAGTAGGGTCCTTCTTTCCATTCAAGATGAGTAGATTTTACCCAAACACCGTAAGGTGACATTTCATTATGACAGGTTCCGCAAAAATCTCCGCTTTTTAAAAAATCGGATTGAATAATTTTATGTTCAGGCGAATTTCCAGTTCCACGTGGCCCATATTTTGTTTTGCCATCGGTTGGATTTGAAATAAAATTAAAATTATGCGGAGTATCTCCTTGAAATCCTGATACAGTATGGCATACATCGCAAGAAACTGATTCATTTGCTCTGGAATTCATTTCAGGTTTAGGCGGTGGAACATCTCCGACTAAAAAAGAAATTGGAGCGTGGCATCCGTTGCAGCCTGCTTTTACTTCAGCAACTTTTTCATCTTTCTCTGCATGTGGTACTGCAAGTTCAAAATATTCAATCTCATCCCAATGATGCGTATATGCCTGCGACATCATTGCCTGTTTCCATTGCTGATAAAAATCTACATGGCATGCTGAACCGCAGAATTGAGGTGTTTTATATTCATCATATTTTCTCGTGCCTAGTGCTTCAGCGCCGGCTTTTGTTTGAGAAAAAATATTAATTGATGTAAAACTGAATAGTATAGAAAGGAGTAAAAATAGTTTAAGAATTTTCATAAATAACCTCATAGTTAGATTTGAGAATAGGTTTGGTTTTTCTAGAAAGTGATTTGGGTATAGCGGTATAGTGTCTGTGAATTATTAATAAACACAAATTCTTGTGTGAAATATTTTTTAACAAAATTGAAACAGTAAACATTTTTTAGCTCCCCTATGAACAATATAAAATTAAGAAAAAAATTAACTAAAATCAGAATTAATTATTAAATGGAAGACAACTATTGTTAATTGTCTTCCACTGCAAATAATAATACACTCAGAATTCAGTCGTAACTAAGCAAAATCATTCGGTAGCTAAGGTTCTAATACATCCAATCAAATTTCTGTTAAAGGCATCAAGATGATTAACCGAACCAGATTTAAGGTTCGTGTATATTCTAATGATCCCCGGATTTGTAACTACATTTGTTAACTGATCATCAAGATCAGCAATATCAAGTTCTTCAATTGCAACACCAACTAATACTGCTTCATTTAATGAAAGATTTCCTTGTAAAATCAATTGATCATAAAGCGTTTGAAATGTTGGGTCGGGAAATACACCAACTTCATGGGTAACTAATGGATCAGGAATGCTGTATTTGTCTAACATCCTTTTAACGGCATTCATGTGTGCTTGTTCACTTTCTTTAATATTTAAAAACACTTGAGAATTATACGCTGCACCTAATACTGTGTAAACGTCACGTGCAAGTTTTTCTTCTATTCTCATATGAATTAAACCATCTATTTCATCCTGTGTTACAGAATAATTTCCGCCATCGAGTATAACATTATTAATTGAGTTTGATTTTGATAAATTATTTTCCGGAGAAACAACTTCTGTATTTGTGTTACAACCAGCTACTAAAAAAACAAAAAGAAGTAAACCTAAAATTCTTGCAAATAACGTTTTCATTTTTTTCTCTGTATAGTTTGTTCCAATAAACAAGCAGTGCTCTTTTTGAGCACCGCCAGTAATAATTATCTTGTTACTTTCTTCCGCCTCTACCTTTTGAACCAGTTCCATCACAAGTTCCAGTTCCACTACCGGAGCCGTTACCGGTACCGTCTTTTGGTCCAACACCGTTATTTCCAGTTCCATTTCCTGGGCCATATTTGTTGCCGCCAAACTTAGTCTGGGTGTTTTTTCCATGTCTGTTTTGCTGACCAGAGCCGTCTTGTGGTTTTACAAAATCAGGATCCTGACCGTTTGGAATGCCATCACCGTCAGCATCAAAAGCATTATCGTTTAGTCCGTCGCCGTTCAAATCAACAAAGCCTTTACCATTTTTTCTATTCTTTGAACCAGTATAGTCTTCGTCGCGACCGTTTGGAATGCCATCACCATCGATATCCGGTGCGTTATCATTGTAGCCATCGTTGTTTGCATCAACAAAACGATTGCTGTGTTCTTTGTTTTGAGTTTGAGTTTTCACTTTTAACTCACTCTTCACCTGGTTTTTAATTTGATTTTTTTCTTGCTTTGGTTCATCTTGTGCAAGAACAGTTGAAGAGAACAATACTGCCATAAGCACAACAGTTGAGAATATGCTTATAAGATTTTTCTTTTTCATTTTATCACTCCTTGTTTTAATGTGAATTATTTTGTTTGGTAGTGGTTCTCCAAAGTGCGTGCCGCAAAATTTGTTTAATTTTTATTGGCTATGCGATGTTTTTTTTGATATTCGACTAACACGGCGAATTGCGGCGACTGATTGGACGAAGAACGATTTTATAAAAACTTTTTATTCATTAATTCTTTTCATCTAAAAAATTAAAAAGTAATTTGCAGTATGAGATTACGATTTAAACTTTCACCAAAAGCAATCATATCAATTACGTTGCTGATAGCAGCTGTAATGATAATCTCATCTTATATCGAACTTAATCAAAGCAAAAAAGAAATATTTCAACTACTTAACGATCATTCCTCTTCACTTCTGGAATCAATAATACAAAGCAGCAAGAATACATTAAACTCAAGTTTTGAAATTGAAGATTTGATAACCCAAAGACTTTTAGATAACGCACGATTGATTAAAAAGTTAGATTCGTATAAATCATTAAATAAAGATGAGCTTATTAAGATTGGAACTGACAATAATCTTTACCGAATAAATATTTTTGATAAATATGGTAATCGAGTTTTATCAAACAGAATTCCCGAACCCGGGCATACTCACAGTGAAGAAAATGTAAATCGTTCTAAAGAATTAGCGCCAATCTTAAACAATGAAGTAGTTGAATTGATAATTGGACTGAAAACTGCCGAGTTTGTTGATGAAGAAAGATTTGCTGTCGCTGTTGCAAGGGCTAACAATAAAGGGGCAATTGTTGTTAATCTGAATGCGGAAGATTTTTTAGAGTTTAGAAAAAAAATTGGAATAGGAATTATACTTCAACAAATGTCTGAGCAACACGGAATTGAATATGTTATTTTGCAGGATTCAATTGGTGTGCTTGCAGCAAGTGAAAAAATTGATACTGTGGAATCAATTTCAGGCTCAGTTTTTTTGCAAGAAGCATTAAATAGTGATTCTTTTTTTTCAAGAACTACATTGCACGCTGGACATGATGTCTATGAAGTTGTGCAAAGATTTCTGCTTGACGATGAAGTGATTGGGCTTTACAGATTAGGTGTTTCACTTGAAGATATTAAAAATGTTGAAGACAGAATGCTGCGAAGATTAATTATTATCTCGCTGATTCTTGCGGCAATTTCAATTATTGTTCTGAGTATAATTTTTACAACACAAAATTTAAAGTCCATCTCAACCGAATATGAAAAGTTTAAAACCTTAACTTCTTCTGTTTTGGAAAATATGAGTGAAGCTGTGATTGTCCTTGATAAGAAAAACAATATTACATTGTTTAATAAATCTGCGGAAAAGCTTTTTAATATTGATTCAAATCAAGTTCTAGGTAATCACATCCATTCTATACAAAACGCTAGTTTACATTTTCTTGAGAAAAATGAAGGATCAAAAATAGATTCATATTTTGAAAAACAGATTCAATTAAATGGTGAAGATAAATTTCTAACATTTAGTATTTCATCACTTAAGGAACCAGATACAGACCAACAAGTCTTTACAATTGTTATTAAAGATATAACTGAAACAAAACGACTTGAAGATGATGCAAAGAGAAATGAAAAGCTTACTGCAATGGGTGAACTTGCATCTGGTGTAGCACATGAAATACGAAATCCAATTAACGCAATTGGTATGATTGCCCAAAGACTGAACAAAGAATTCTTACCAATATCAAATCAAAACGAGTATTCTGATATAACCAGTTTATTAAAAACTGAAGTCAATAGAATAAACAAAATTATAACTCAATTTTTAAGCTATGCAAAACCCATTGAATTGAATCGAAATCAAGTAGATTTGAGATCTTTCTTTGATGATATCTTTCTTTTATTTTCAGAACAGGCGAAACAAAAAGAGATAAAGTTCATCTTACAAAAAGACGAATTACAAAATTGTAAATTTGATGCAGATTTAATTAAACAAGCATTAATGAATATCTTACAAAATGCGTTTGATGCTGTAAATAAAGGAGGGGAAGTTACATTACAATATTACCAAGCTAAAAACGATTTTGTTATTCTGATTACGGACAATGGAATTGGGATTACAACAGAGCAACAGAAGAAAATTTTCGATTTATATTATACATCAAAAAAAGATGGGAATGGTTTGGGATTAAGTATTTCACAAAAAATAATTTCACAGCATAACGGGTTAATTTCTGTATCAAGCGAAGTAAATAAAGGAACAACTTTTAAAATTAATATAACCATACAATGAAAGATTACACGATATTAATAGTAGATGATGAAGATGCCCAGCGAAGTATTTTAAAAGGCTATCTTGAAAAAAAAGGTTACAAAATATTTTCGGCATCATCAGGCACAGAAGGAATTAAAGCGGTACAAAGCAATTTAATTGATATTATTTTATCTGATTTTAAGATGCCGGATAAAACAGGGCTTGAAGTTCTTGAAGAAGTAAGAAAAATAAATCCTGAAAT
Protein-coding regions in this window:
- a CDS encoding PAS domain S-box protein — translated: MRLRFKLSPKAIISITLLIAAVMIISSYIELNQSKKEIFQLLNDHSSSLLESIIQSSKNTLNSSFEIEDLITQRLLDNARLIKKLDSYKSLNKDELIKIGTDNNLYRINIFDKYGNRVLSNRIPEPGHTHSEENVNRSKELAPILNNEVVELIIGLKTAEFVDEERFAVAVARANNKGAIVVNLNAEDFLEFRKKIGIGIILQQMSEQHGIEYVILQDSIGVLAASEKIDTVESISGSVFLQEALNSDSFFSRTTLHAGHDVYEVVQRFLLDDEVIGLYRLGVSLEDIKNVEDRMLRRLIIISLILAAISIIVLSIIFTTQNLKSISTEYEKFKTLTSSVLENMSEAVIVLDKKNNITLFNKSAEKLFNIDSNQVLGNHIHSIQNASLHFLEKNEGSKIDSYFEKQIQLNGEDKFLTFSISSLKEPDTDQQVFTIVIKDITETKRLEDDAKRNEKLTAMGELASGVAHEIRNPINAIGMIAQRLNKEFLPISNQNEYSDITSLLKTEVNRINKIITQFLSYAKPIELNRNQVDLRSFFDDIFLLFSEQAKQKEIKFILQKDELQNCKFDADLIKQALMNILQNAFDAVNKGGEVTLQYYQAKNDFVILITDNGIGITTEQQKKIFDLYYTSKKDGNGLGLSISQKIISQHNGLISVSSEVNKGTTFKINITIQ
- a CDS encoding DUF2202 domain-containing protein, with the protein product MKIFSTLVLVLLTYFSLSAQNCGHKNKSKENCKGGKGNCIQAIDSIKYDLSSSEKDGLIYMRLEEKLARDVYLTLGKTYKQKMFVNIPESEQRHMDAVKALLDKYEVIDPVTDDEIGSFTSTDFKKLYDDLVTKGQQSFKDAMLVGKEIEEMDIKDLVERIEQTDNPDIKSVYENLKQGSENHLKAFTNHL
- a CDS encoding DUF2202 domain-containing protein; this translates as MKTLFARILGLLLFVFLVAGCNTNTEVVSPENNLSKSNSINNVILDGGNYSVTQDEIDGLIHMRIEEKLARDVYTVLGAAYNSQVFLNIKESEQAHMNAVKRMLDKYSIPDPLVTHEVGVFPDPTFQTLYDQLILQGNLSLNEAVLVGVAIEELDIADLDDQLTNVVTNPGIIRIYTNLKSGSVNHLDAFNRNLIGCIRTLATE
- a CDS encoding NapC/NirT family cytochrome c; this translates as MKILKLFLLLSILFSFTSINIFSQTKAGAEALGTRKYDEYKTPQFCGSACHVDFYQQWKQAMMSQAYTHHWDEIEYFELAVPHAEKDEKVAEVKAGCNGCHAPISFLVGDVPPPKPEMNSRANESVSCDVCHTVSGFQGDTPHNFNFISNPTDGKTKYGPRGTGNSPEHKIIQSDFLKSGDFCGTCHNEMSPYGVWVKSTHLEWKEGPYFKQGVQCQDCHMTKAEGYTAAMGNKYPDAWQHLFHGAHDPGKVKGTIELRIHPDIREAEPGEVVKFTVALFNQKTGHKFPTGSVEDRIVWMHVEAVDSKGDVYHLPVNKKGFDGEEYTIGADVLAYQDMGIAKGDPNFKGVQRDGIPIGDRIFRMAYFDPQNRMTIQQWNTKSLGVDYRLGPRETKLEYFTFNLPDNIAPGELKVTAVLNYQKLVKPVADFLNVPAEESEIIKVNEHSTFVTVLP